Proteins co-encoded in one Tistrella mobilis genomic window:
- a CDS encoding ligase-associated DNA damage response DEXH box helicase, with protein MSVHEPRLPVLVPDADLPPPAPLPAAVAGWFAARGWTPHPHQLRMLAAADAGLPVLLIAPTGAGKTLGGFLPGLARAAAGEVAGRLDTIYISPLKALAADIARNLERPIAEMGLGLQVGVRTGDTDQRTRERQRRSPPELLLTTPESLALMLSYADAPRIFGRLATVIVDEVHAIAGTKRGDLLALGLARLKSLSPGLRVVGLSATVADEEAVRRWVDPRAVIVRGREAAQAEVSLLIPEGERVPWAGHLARHAMAGVYQAIRDHGTTLVFVNTRAQAELVFQELWHLNEDGLAIALHHGSLAAEQRRKVEAAMAEGRLRAVVATSSLDLGIDWAAVDLVMQIGAPKGVSRLVQRIGRANHRLDLASKAILVPANRFEVLECRAALEAVAEGELDGEPPRPGALDVLAQHVLGTACMAPFDADALYAEVTGSAPYAALDRPSFDAVVDFVATGGYALRAYDRFRRIEQDEAGRWRVAGPVAARQYRMNVGTIVEMPMLNVRLTRPGGRGMGGRMLGRIEEWFVQGLVPGDSFVFAGELLVYEALRETDVLVSRGRGGDPRIPSYGGGRFPISASLARRVRGMLADPAHRDLLPPAVAEWLAMQELRSELPGADGLLVETFPRGGRWFLIAYGFAGRNAHQTLGMLLTRRMERMGFRPMGFVANDYAIAIWSLDAPERIDALFGQDMMGEDLEAWMAESSMLRRTFRNVAVIAGLIEQRHPGREKTGRQVTFSSDLIYDVLRRHQPDHVLLKATWADAAGGLTDLGRLNDMLVAVQGRILHRPLARVSPLAVPLLLEVGRESVPGQADDDLLGEAAALIEDATRG; from the coding sequence ATGAGCGTGCATGAACCCCGTCTGCCGGTGCTGGTGCCGGATGCCGACCTGCCCCCGCCCGCGCCGCTGCCTGCGGCGGTGGCGGGCTGGTTCGCCGCGCGCGGCTGGACCCCGCACCCCCATCAGCTGCGCATGCTGGCCGCCGCGGATGCCGGGCTGCCGGTGCTGCTGATCGCGCCCACGGGGGCAGGCAAGACGCTGGGCGGCTTCCTGCCCGGCCTTGCCCGGGCGGCGGCGGGGGAGGTGGCCGGACGGCTGGACACCATCTACATCTCGCCGCTGAAGGCGCTGGCGGCCGATATCGCCCGCAATCTGGAACGGCCGATCGCCGAAATGGGCCTGGGGCTGCAGGTGGGGGTGCGCACCGGCGACACCGATCAGCGCACCCGCGAACGCCAGCGCCGCAGCCCGCCCGAACTGCTGCTGACCACACCGGAATCGCTGGCGCTGATGCTGTCCTATGCCGATGCGCCCAGGATCTTCGGGCGGCTGGCGACGGTGATCGTGGATGAGGTCCATGCCATTGCCGGCACCAAGCGCGGCGATCTGCTGGCGCTGGGGCTCGCCCGGTTGAAGTCGCTGTCGCCGGGGCTGCGCGTGGTGGGGCTGTCGGCGACGGTGGCGGATGAAGAGGCGGTGCGGCGCTGGGTCGATCCGCGGGCGGTGATCGTGCGTGGGCGCGAGGCGGCGCAGGCGGAGGTGTCGCTGCTGATCCCCGAAGGCGAGCGGGTGCCCTGGGCGGGGCATCTGGCCCGCCATGCCATGGCCGGGGTCTATCAGGCGATCCGCGACCACGGCACCACGCTGGTTTTCGTGAACACCCGCGCCCAGGCCGAACTGGTCTTTCAGGAACTCTGGCATCTGAACGAGGACGGGCTGGCGATCGCGCTGCACCATGGCAGCCTGGCGGCGGAGCAGCGGCGCAAGGTCGAGGCGGCCATGGCCGAAGGCCGGCTGCGGGCGGTGGTGGCGACCTCCTCGCTGGATCTGGGCATCGACTGGGCGGCGGTGGATCTGGTGATGCAGATCGGCGCGCCCAAGGGCGTGTCGCGGCTGGTGCAGCGCATCGGCCGGGCCAATCACCGGCTGGACCTGGCATCGAAGGCCATTCTGGTGCCGGCCAACCGGTTCGAGGTGCTGGAATGCCGGGCGGCGCTGGAAGCGGTCGCCGAGGGAGAGCTGGATGGCGAGCCGCCGCGGCCGGGGGCGCTCGACGTTCTGGCCCAGCATGTTCTGGGCACCGCCTGCATGGCGCCTTTCGATGCCGATGCGCTTTATGCCGAGGTGACCGGCAGCGCGCCCTATGCCGCACTCGATCGCCCGAGTTTCGATGCGGTGGTCGATTTCGTCGCAACCGGCGGCTATGCGCTCAGGGCCTATGACCGCTTCCGGCGGATCGAGCAGGACGAGGCCGGGCGCTGGCGGGTGGCGGGGCCGGTGGCGGCCCGGCAGTACCGGATGAATGTCGGCACCATCGTCGAGATGCCGATGCTGAACGTGCGGCTGACCAGGCCCGGCGGTCGCGGCATGGGCGGCCGGATGCTGGGGCGGATCGAGGAATGGTTCGTCCAGGGGCTGGTGCCGGGCGACAGCTTCGTCTTCGCCGGCGAATTGCTGGTCTACGAGGCGCTGCGCGAAACCGATGTGCTGGTCAGCCGCGGCCGCGGCGGCGACCCCAGGATCCCGTCCTATGGCGGTGGCCGCTTCCCGATCTCGGCCTCGCTTGCCCGCCGGGTGCGGGGGATGCTGGCCGATCCGGCCCATCGCGACCTGCTGCCGCCGGCGGTCGCCGAATGGCTGGCGATGCAGGAGCTGCGGTCGGAGCTGCCGGGCGCCGACGGGCTGCTGGTCGAGACCTTCCCCCGCGGCGGCCGCTGGTTCCTGATCGCCTATGGCTTTGCCGGCCGCAATGCCCATCAGACGCTGGGCATGCTGCTGACCCGCCGGATGGAGCGGATGGGCTTCCGGCCGATGGGCTTCGTCGCCAACGACTATGCCATCGCGATCTGGAGCCTGGATGCGCCGGAACGGATCGATGCCCTGTTCGGCCAGGACATGATGGGCGAGGATCTGGAAGCCTGGATGGCGGAATCGAGCATGTTGCGGCGGACCTTCCGCAATGTCGCGGTGATCGCGGGGCTGATCGAGCAGCGCCATCCGGGGCGCGAGAAGACCGGCCGGCAGGTGACGTTCAGCTCCGATCTGATCTATGACGTGCTGCGCCGCCATCAGCCCGATCATGTGCTGCTGAAGGCGACCTGGGCCGATGCCGCCGGCGGGTTGACCGATCTCGGCCGGCTGAACGACATGCTGGTCGCGGTGCAGGGCCGCATCCTGCACCGGCCCCTGGCCAGGGTCTCGCCGCTGGCGGTGCCGCTGCTGCTGGAGGTGGGGCGCGAAAGCGTGCCCGGCCAGGCCGATGACGACCTGCTGGGCGAAGCCGCCGCCCTGATCGAAGACGCCACCCGTGGATGA
- a CDS encoding ligase-associated DNA damage response exonuclease, giving the protein MPDDIRLPPADPAPPAPRGAGIDWLVPCPEGLYCPPGDFWIDPTRAKPRAIVTHGHADHARPGHGAVLATPETLAIMAARFGPDQVRGQPLGYGERLTVGDVSVMLAPAGHVLGSAQIVITHRGRTAVVSGDYKRRADPTCPAFEPVPCDLFITEATFALPVFRHPSAAGEIAKLLHGLDVFPDRAHLVGVYALGKCQRVIRMIRDAGYDRPIYIHGALAPLSTLYENLGVPLGPLLPVAGRARADLAGELVLAPPGAVADRWARRLPDPLVAVASGWMGVRQRAKQRGAELPLVISDHADWDELLQTLSDLRPEETWITHGREDALAHAAAGMGLHARPLRLAGYGDEDDDAPAGAGETEG; this is encoded by the coding sequence ATGCCCGACGATATCCGCCTGCCGCCTGCCGATCCCGCCCCTCCCGCCCCGCGGGGTGCCGGCATCGACTGGCTGGTCCCCTGCCCGGAAGGTCTCTACTGCCCGCCCGGCGATTTCTGGATCGACCCGACCCGTGCGAAGCCGCGCGCGATCGTCACCCACGGCCATGCCGATCATGCCCGCCCCGGCCATGGGGCGGTGCTGGCCACGCCCGAAACGCTGGCGATCATGGCGGCACGCTTCGGCCCGGATCAGGTGCGCGGTCAGCCGCTCGGCTATGGCGAACGGCTGACCGTGGGGGATGTCTCGGTGATGCTGGCGCCTGCCGGCCATGTCCTGGGGTCGGCCCAGATCGTGATCACCCATCGGGGCCGGACCGCGGTGGTCTCGGGCGATTACAAGCGCCGCGCCGATCCCACCTGCCCGGCTTTCGAGCCCGTACCCTGCGATCTGTTCATCACCGAGGCGACCTTCGCCCTGCCGGTCTTCCGCCATCCGTCGGCCGCGGGCGAGATCGCGAAACTGCTGCACGGGCTGGACGTCTTCCCCGACCGGGCGCATCTGGTCGGCGTCTACGCCCTGGGCAAATGCCAGCGGGTGATCCGGATGATCCGCGATGCCGGCTATGACCGGCCGATCTACATCCATGGCGCGCTGGCGCCGCTGTCGACCCTTTATGAAAACCTGGGCGTGCCGCTCGGCCCGCTGCTGCCGGTGGCGGGGCGCGCGCGCGCCGATCTGGCCGGGGAACTGGTTCTGGCACCGCCCGGCGCCGTGGCCGATCGCTGGGCCCGGCGGCTCCCCGATCCGCTGGTCGCGGTCGCCTCGGGCTGGATGGGGGTGCGCCAGCGGGCGAAGCAGCGCGGTGCGGAACTGCCGCTGGTCATCTCCGACCATGCCGACTGGGACGAATTGCTGCAGACGCTGAGCGATCTTCGTCCCGAAGAGACCTGGATCACCCATGGCCGGGAAGACGCCCTCGCCCATGCCGCGGCCGGAATGGGGCTGCACGCCCGGCCGCTGCGCCTTGCGGGATATGGCGACGAGGACGACGACGCCCCGGCCGGCGCCGGCGAAACGGAAGGCTGA
- a CDS encoding cisplatin damage response ATP-dependent DNA ligase produces MRRFADLLDRLILTPSRTTKLRLIGDYFAHTPDPDRGWALAALAGTLDLRAARPSAIRELIGSRTDPVLFALSYDYVGDLAETAALMWPEPAATGAGRNDPGVRLSEVAETLAAAPSAAAAMRSLAGWLDGLDTTGRWALLKLATGGLRVGVSAGLAKAAFAAWAKLAPEAVEEVWHGLEPPYEALFAWATGTGPRPDPRGLPHFRSFMLATPAELADLAPLDPSDFRAEWKWDGIRAQMVAAGGEIRLYARSGDEIGRGFPDLLDAWPFGEAAVDGELVVMGPDGQPAPFAELQKRINRRTVGAGLLKSLPAHLRLYDLLARGGVDLRPHPFAERRAALEALVAAHPSPRFDLSPLVAFSSWAELDRLRADPPAATIEGVMLKRRDTPYLAGRPKGPWFKWKRAPLTLDVVLMYAQRGHGRRSSYFSDYTFGVWRDDDTLVPVGKAYSGFTDQELVELDRWIRRNTTERFGPVRAVAPGLVLEVAFDSVQPSPRHKSGLALRFPRIARIRWDKPAAEADRLETAAGLVAGSPAASVT; encoded by the coding sequence ATGCGCCGCTTCGCCGATCTGCTCGACCGCCTGATCCTCACGCCCTCGCGCACCACCAAGCTGCGCCTGATCGGCGACTATTTTGCCCACACCCCCGATCCCGATCGCGGCTGGGCCCTGGCGGCGCTCGCCGGCACGCTCGACCTGCGCGCCGCCCGCCCCTCGGCGATCCGCGAGTTGATCGGCAGCCGCACCGATCCGGTGCTGTTCGCCCTGTCATATGACTATGTCGGCGATCTGGCCGAAACCGCGGCGCTGATGTGGCCCGAACCCGCGGCCACGGGCGCCGGCCGCAACGACCCGGGTGTGCGGCTGTCGGAGGTCGCCGAAACCCTCGCCGCCGCCCCCTCGGCCGCCGCGGCCATGCGGTCGCTTGCCGGCTGGCTCGACGGGCTCGACACCACCGGGCGCTGGGCGCTGCTCAAACTCGCCACCGGCGGGCTGCGGGTGGGGGTTTCCGCCGGTCTCGCCAAAGCGGCCTTCGCCGCCTGGGCGAAGCTCGCCCCCGAAGCGGTGGAAGAGGTCTGGCACGGGCTGGAGCCACCTTACGAGGCGCTCTTCGCCTGGGCGACCGGCACGGGGCCCCGGCCCGACCCGCGCGGCCTGCCGCATTTCCGGTCCTTCATGCTGGCCACGCCTGCCGAGCTGGCCGATCTGGCGCCGCTCGACCCATCCGATTTCCGCGCCGAATGGAAGTGGGACGGCATCCGTGCCCAGATGGTGGCGGCCGGTGGCGAGATCCGGCTCTATGCCCGATCGGGCGACGAGATCGGCCGCGGCTTCCCCGATCTGCTCGACGCCTGGCCTTTCGGCGAGGCGGCGGTCGATGGCGAGCTGGTGGTGATGGGGCCTGACGGCCAGCCCGCACCCTTTGCCGAGCTTCAGAAACGCATCAACCGCCGCACGGTCGGCGCCGGCCTGCTGAAATCCCTCCCCGCCCATCTCAGGCTCTACGACCTGCTCGCCAGGGGCGGTGTCGACCTGCGCCCGCACCCCTTCGCCGAACGGCGCGCCGCCCTCGAAGCCCTTGTCGCCGCCCATCCCTCGCCACGTTTCGACCTGTCGCCCCTGGTCGCCTTCTCAAGCTGGGCGGAGCTGGACCGGCTGCGCGCCGATCCGCCCGCCGCAACGATCGAAGGGGTGATGCTGAAGCGCCGCGACACCCCCTATCTCGCCGGCCGCCCCAAGGGGCCATGGTTCAAGTGGAAGCGTGCGCCCCTGACCCTGGATGTCGTGCTGATGTATGCGCAGCGCGGCCATGGCCGCCGCTCGTCCTATTTCAGCGACTACACCTTCGGCGTCTGGCGCGACGACGACACGCTGGTGCCGGTCGGCAAGGCCTATTCCGGCTTCACCGATCAGGAACTGGTCGAGCTGGACCGCTGGATCCGCCGCAACACCACCGAGCGCTTCGGCCCGGTCCGCGCCGTCGCCCCCGGCCTGGTGCTGGAGGTCGCCTTCGATTCCGTCCAGCCCAGCCCCCGGCACAAATCCGGCCTCGCCCTGCGCTTTCCCCGCATCGCCCGCATCCGCTGGGACAAGCCCGCAGCCGAAGCCGACCGGCTGGAAACCGCGGCGGGCCTGGTGGCCGGATCCCCTGCGGCCTCCGTCACCTGA
- a CDS encoding patatin-like protein encodes MTDTVPCRELRLGIVLYGGVSLAIYMAGITEELHALLRASRDRASSTPPPAKAPDPAPTSAIYRDLLDELAEKTVDLRVVVDTIAGSSAGGLNGAVLGRAIATGGGVRHMNGFWIDKADIANLKDDPEEGAGWLYRTLGRPILNRFMGNLPPQISHGWLIDHLAAFLRGGDGTRTPLDGRKFIRLIGEALNGIGRSTAHLLPDGQRLDLFLTRSDLHGWPRFLPIDAGLHDGRQQERRFPHVMRFETRGGLTGDFDDIFALTYACRSTASFPIAFAPLRSSDVAEELSAHDGLADFHNRHLGEHILAGDDRMTGDDWGSRAQMADGGLHDNKPFGPVIDAIGDKPARRQVIRLIAYVEPTPEQEVPIPDEARFAGGALIGRLYDHFRYEPILDDLEAVAERNRVAQELKLLEAETLQAAQAFRAASPDAPAHSFAPACVLPYDRACSQSAAALLAGLINGALDLPYPSRQAHLIRRLARLYMAENPRAPAATAFPRQDRRRRFLVRQANRLYASASDRGTVDAFKSVLTDLAEIRPTIDMTGTDIAFDPTALDAMMTDRTTGPGRASFAVLNAAGQTALDRALAAATSAADRLAGALDVAVADIPPGPVATALQAADSLFDLVDLVTAPEMIRHRIEEPQEARIVRISPIDCRSTRDVVGQALGDEFGAFAGFLSRDARVHDILLGRLNGAERLLDMILDAAGLEGDAAHTVKAAYRTRLFNAIADDLITIVDKTGGLGDPATRLLRRLGLLA; translated from the coding sequence ATGACCGATACCGTCCCCTGCCGGGAACTCCGGCTCGGCATCGTGCTTTATGGCGGGGTGTCGCTCGCGATCTACATGGCCGGCATCACCGAAGAGCTGCACGCCCTGCTCCGCGCCTCGCGGGATCGGGCGAGCAGCACCCCACCACCGGCAAAAGCCCCGGACCCGGCCCCGACCAGCGCCATCTATCGCGACCTGCTGGACGAGCTGGCGGAGAAGACGGTCGACCTCCGCGTCGTCGTCGATACCATCGCGGGCTCCTCCGCCGGCGGCCTCAACGGCGCGGTGCTGGGACGGGCGATCGCGACCGGCGGCGGCGTGCGCCATATGAACGGGTTCTGGATCGACAAGGCGGATATCGCCAATCTGAAGGACGATCCCGAGGAAGGCGCCGGCTGGCTGTATCGCACTCTCGGCCGGCCGATCCTGAACCGTTTCATGGGCAACCTGCCGCCTCAGATCTCTCATGGCTGGCTGATCGATCACCTCGCCGCCTTTCTGAGGGGCGGCGACGGCACCAGAACGCCGCTCGACGGCCGCAAATTCATCCGGCTGATCGGCGAGGCCCTGAACGGGATCGGCCGCAGCACCGCCCATCTCCTGCCCGACGGCCAGCGGCTGGATCTTTTTCTCACCCGCAGCGACCTGCATGGCTGGCCGCGCTTCCTGCCGATCGACGCCGGGCTGCATGACGGCCGCCAGCAGGAACGGCGCTTCCCGCATGTGATGCGGTTCGAGACCCGCGGCGGCCTCACCGGTGATTTCGACGACATCTTCGCTTTGACCTATGCCTGCCGGTCGACCGCCAGCTTTCCGATCGCCTTCGCGCCCCTGCGCAGCAGCGACGTCGCCGAAGAACTGTCGGCCCATGACGGGCTCGCAGACTTCCACAACCGCCATCTGGGCGAACACATTCTGGCCGGCGACGATCGTATGACGGGCGATGACTGGGGCAGCCGCGCCCAGATGGCCGATGGCGGGCTGCATGACAACAAGCCCTTCGGCCCGGTCATCGACGCGATCGGCGACAAGCCCGCCCGCCGTCAGGTGATCCGCCTGATCGCCTATGTCGAACCGACGCCCGAGCAGGAGGTGCCGATCCCCGACGAGGCCCGCTTCGCCGGCGGCGCCCTGATCGGCCGGCTCTATGATCATTTCCGCTATGAACCGATCCTCGACGATCTGGAGGCGGTGGCGGAGCGCAACCGGGTCGCGCAGGAACTCAAGCTGCTGGAGGCCGAGACCCTTCAGGCGGCGCAGGCCTTCCGCGCGGCCTCTCCCGACGCTCCCGCCCACAGCTTCGCGCCGGCCTGCGTCCTGCCCTATGACAGGGCCTGCAGCCAGTCCGCCGCCGCCCTGCTGGCGGGTCTGATCAACGGCGCCCTGGACCTGCCCTACCCCTCGCGTCAGGCCCATCTGATCCGCCGGCTCGCCCGGCTCTACATGGCAGAGAACCCGCGCGCCCCGGCTGCCACGGCCTTCCCCCGCCAGGATCGCCGCCGGCGCTTTCTGGTCAGACAGGCCAACCGGCTCTATGCGTCGGCGTCGGACCGGGGAACGGTCGACGCCTTCAAATCGGTGCTCACCGACCTTGCGGAGATCCGCCCCACCATCGACATGACGGGCACCGACATCGCCTTCGATCCCACCGCTCTCGACGCCATGATGACCGATCGTACCACGGGGCCCGGCCGCGCCTCCTTCGCGGTTCTGAACGCGGCGGGCCAGACGGCGCTGGATCGGGCTCTCGCAGCCGCAACCTCTGCCGCAGATCGTCTGGCCGGTGCGCTTGACGTCGCCGTCGCCGACATCCCGCCGGGCCCGGTTGCCACGGCCCTTCAGGCGGCCGACAGCCTGTTCGATCTGGTCGACCTCGTCACCGCGCCCGAAATGATCCGCCACCGGATCGAGGAACCGCAGGAGGCGAGAATCGTCCGGATTTCCCCCATCGACTGCCGCTCGACCCGCGACGTGGTCGGCCAGGCCCTGGGCGACGAATTCGGGGCCTTCGCCGGCTTTCTCTCCCGCGATGCCCGGGTTCACGACATCCTGCTCGGCCGGCTGAATGGCGCCGAGCGGCTGCTCGACATGATCCTTGATGCCGCGGGACTGGAAGGCGATGCCGCCCACACGGTGAAAGCGGCCTACCGCACCCGATTGTTCAACGCCATCGCAGACGATCTGATCACGATCGTGGACAAGACCGGCGGCCTCGGCGACCCCGCGACACGGCTGCTTCGAAGACTTGGTCTCCTCGCCTGA
- a CDS encoding DUF3429 domain-containing protein yields MGSGNVMGGAREARTGGTQHGSTPLGSTPLGPTPNGPARLATALGIAGLIPFAAGAALALLSDDPAAARAALLAYGAVILSFLGAVHWGLALASGRADTRRAMQRFAISVLPSLLGWAALLLPQASGFALATAAFALLLAAETLGPLRAGLPGWYLRLRIGLTLGALVALAIGAPIGGGGAA; encoded by the coding sequence ATGGGCAGCGGCAATGTCATGGGCGGCGCGCGGGAGGCACGGACCGGCGGCACGCAGCACGGGTCCACGCCACTCGGGTCCACGCCACTCGGGCCCACGCCAAACGGGCCGGCGCGTCTGGCGACGGCTTTGGGCATTGCCGGGCTGATCCCGTTTGCCGCCGGTGCCGCCCTCGCCCTGCTCTCGGATGACCCGGCCGCCGCGCGCGCGGCCCTGCTCGCCTATGGCGCGGTCATTCTCTCCTTCCTGGGGGCCGTGCATTGGGGGCTGGCGCTGGCCTCCGGCCGGGCCGACACCAGGCGGGCGATGCAGCGCTTCGCAATCTCGGTTCTGCCCTCCCTGCTCGGCTGGGCGGCGCTGCTGCTGCCGCAGGCTTCGGGCTTTGCCCTTGCAACCGCCGCCTTCGCCCTGCTGCTTGCCGCCGAAACCCTGGGGCCCCTGCGGGCAGGCCTGCCCGGCTGGTATCTGCGGCTACGCATCGGCCTCACGCTGGGTGCCCTCGTCGCGCTTGCGATCGGCGCGCCGATCGGCGGCGGAGGGGCGGCGTGA
- a CDS encoding MFS transporter, with protein sequence MTAAAGTATLPGWRLALFGLPGLPLAALTLPLYIYLPTYYADTLGLGLGVVGGVLLAARIWDMVTDPVVGVLADAVRLPGGRRRGWMVAGLPFTIAGIWMLMSPPDGAGAAHLLVWSIVLHLGGTMMVLSQQAWAAELSDGYDERSRIVTVREVFVILGTLAAIALPVVADGGGTAVTAAGLASLGAAIALLLPVTTAVAVIAVPEPDRPVARARGQLARLGALVANRPFRRLIGAYIANGFANGLPATLFLLYVSHVIGRPDLAGPLLFVYFAAGILAAPLWLRLAARTSKHRAWTIAMAIATAAFLPAAFLGTGDVVPFLIICIATGATLGADLALPNAMQADVIDIDRLETGQERAGLFFALWGFATKAALALGIGTAFPLIDAAGFDPAAADGGGAAALTVLALVYGALPVPFKIWAILLVRRFPLTREIQSGLAEEIARRRSPAVATPPGCGPPSSRKPSCSLSVAAQRALCSRSSAS encoded by the coding sequence GTGACCGCGGCCGCCGGCACCGCTACCCTGCCCGGCTGGCGCCTCGCGCTGTTCGGTCTGCCGGGCCTGCCGCTCGCGGCACTCACCCTGCCGCTCTACATCTATCTGCCGACCTATTATGCCGACACGCTCGGCCTGGGGCTGGGTGTGGTGGGGGGCGTGCTGCTCGCCGCGCGGATCTGGGACATGGTGACCGACCCCGTGGTCGGCGTGCTCGCCGATGCCGTCCGCCTGCCCGGCGGCCGGCGCCGCGGCTGGATGGTCGCCGGCCTGCCCTTCACCATCGCCGGCATCTGGATGCTGATGTCCCCGCCCGACGGCGCGGGGGCGGCGCATCTGCTGGTCTGGTCGATCGTGCTGCATCTGGGCGGCACCATGATGGTGCTCTCCCAGCAGGCCTGGGCGGCAGAGCTGTCCGACGGCTATGACGAGCGCAGCCGGATCGTCACGGTGCGCGAGGTTTTCGTGATCCTGGGCACGCTGGCGGCGATCGCCCTGCCGGTGGTGGCGGACGGCGGCGGCACGGCGGTCACCGCCGCGGGCCTCGCCTCGCTCGGCGCCGCCATCGCCCTGCTGCTGCCGGTCACCACCGCCGTCGCCGTGATCGCCGTGCCGGAACCCGATCGCCCGGTCGCCCGGGCACGCGGACAGCTGGCGCGGCTGGGCGCCCTTGTGGCCAACCGCCCCTTCCGGCGGCTGATCGGCGCCTATATCGCCAACGGCTTCGCGAACGGCCTGCCGGCGACGCTGTTCCTGCTCTACGTCTCGCACGTCATCGGCCGGCCCGATCTGGCCGGGCCGCTGCTCTTCGTCTATTTCGCCGCCGGCATCCTGGCGGCGCCGCTCTGGCTCCGGCTTGCCGCCCGCACCAGCAAGCACCGGGCCTGGACGATCGCGATGGCCATCGCCACGGCCGCCTTCCTGCCGGCGGCCTTCCTCGGCACCGGCGACGTCGTGCCGTTCCTGATCATCTGCATCGCCACCGGTGCGACGCTCGGCGCCGATCTGGCCCTGCCCAACGCCATGCAGGCCGATGTGATCGACATCGACCGCCTGGAAACCGGGCAGGAACGGGCGGGCCTGTTCTTCGCCCTCTGGGGCTTCGCCACCAAGGCGGCGCTGGCTCTGGGCATCGGCACCGCCTTTCCGCTGATCGACGCCGCCGGCTTCGATCCTGCCGCCGCCGATGGTGGCGGGGCGGCGGCACTCACCGTGCTGGCCCTGGTCTACGGCGCCCTGCCGGTGCCCTTCAAAATCTGGGCGATCCTGCTGGTCCGCCGCTTCCCCCTGACCCGGGAGATCCAGTCCGGTCTGGCGGAAGAAATCGCCCGGCGCCGCAGCCCGGCGGTCGCCACCCCGCCGGGCTGCGGCCCACCCTCTTCGCGGAAACCCTCATGTTCTCTCTCCGTCGCCGCACAGCGGGCGTTGTGCTCGCGCTCCTCAGCCTCCTGA
- a CDS encoding DUF3833 domain-containing protein produces MKVEDFAGAGPAFRLEDYFTGKTRAWGMFEDRFGNLRRQFVVDIDGDWDGETLTLDEHFRYADGELDRRVWTIRPDGPNGYVGQADDVLGEARGAAFGNALNWTYRMNLKVGGREIEVRFDDWMFLQEDGVVLNRATVTKFGIELGTATIFFQKERPRMAPALGLQTDRRPAMAMQAPRE; encoded by the coding sequence ATGAAAGTCGAAGATTTCGCCGGCGCCGGACCGGCCTTTCGCCTCGAAGACTACTTCACCGGCAAAACCCGGGCCTGGGGCATGTTCGAGGACCGCTTCGGCAATCTCCGCCGTCAGTTCGTGGTCGACATCGACGGCGACTGGGACGGCGAGACCCTTACCCTCGACGAACATTTCCGCTATGCCGATGGCGAGCTGGATCGGCGGGTCTGGACCATTCGGCCCGACGGCCCCAACGGCTATGTCGGTCAGGCCGATGATGTGCTGGGCGAGGCCCGCGGCGCCGCTTTCGGCAATGCGCTGAACTGGACCTATCGCATGAACCTGAAGGTCGGCGGCCGCGAGATCGAGGTCCGTTTCGACGACTGGATGTTCCTGCAGGAAGACGGCGTGGTGCTGAACCGCGCCACGGTCACCAAGTTCGGCATCGAACTCGGCACCGCCACCATCTTCTTCCAGAAGGAACGGCCGCGCATGGCCCCCGCCCTCGGCCTGCAGACCGATCGGCGGCCGGCGATGGCGATGCAGGCACCGCGCGAATGA